A single genomic interval of Takifugu flavidus isolate HTHZ2018 chromosome 19, ASM371156v2, whole genome shotgun sequence harbors:
- the sf3b6 gene encoding splicing factor 3B subunit 6 has product MAMQAAKRANIRLPPEVNRILYVRNLPYKITAEEMYDIFGKYGPIRQIRTGNTPETRGTAYVVYEDIFDAKNACDHLSGFNVCNRYLVVLYYNANRAFQKMDTKKKEEQLKLLKEKYGINTDPPK; this is encoded by the exons ATACGATTGCCACCGGAGGTGAACAGAATCCTCTACGTCAGAAATCTTCCGTACAAGATCACGGCCGAGGAAATGTATGATATCTTCGGCAAATATGGGCCAATTCGTCAAATCAGAAC AGGGAACACACCAGAAACAAGAGGGACAGCCTACGTGGTCTATGAAGACATATTTGATGCCAAGAATGCCTGCGACCATTTGTCAGGCTTTAACGTCTGCAACCGTTACCTGGTGGTCCTTTACTACAACGCAAACAGA GCTTTCCAAAAGATGGAcacaaagaaaaaggaggaacagTTGAAACTTCTAAAAGAGAAATATGGAATCAACACAGACCCTCCGAAATAG